A window of Phaseolus vulgaris cultivar G19833 chromosome 4, P. vulgaris v2.0, whole genome shotgun sequence genomic DNA:
TTTCTGGGGGCACCTCCGTGAACCCTGTGGGGAACATGCTTTTTCACCATCAAGGTATTGTGTTACCCAGTCCCGGACAAAGGGCGATGGAAGTTGGAGAATGTAGCAACAGTAAGACACAAGAGGTGGGGCCTACACGTTTCGATGGATTCAAAGAACTTTCTCACAAAACGAATGTAAGGTTAGTATCTAGTTCTACTGTCTTTACTAATAATGATACTAATAACTGTTTGGTCTGGTTAAATAACGGGAAGGTGGAAGCAGATAGAATATGGAATTCAGGAAAGAAGGTAGGATACTCTCGGTTTGGAAATGAGGCTGATATtttaaacaagttaaaaagtTTGGAAGAAAGGGACAACGGGAATGAGGGTTTAGGTTGGGTTGGGAGGAATGATAAAAAGGAAGTATATTAGTGAGCTCATTAAAGAAcaacaaattggttttatcTGCCTGCAGGAAACAAAATGCGAACATTTTAGTAAGGAAAAGTGTTATCAAATGTGGGGATCAAATGAAATCGACTAGATTGAGGTTGGAGTAGTTAATAATGGTGGAGGAATAATCATGATGTGgaagaaaaactgttttgaattaAAAGGGTTTAGATGTGGGAACAACTATTCAATTATTGAAGGAGTATGGAAGGTAGGAAAGCCATTGGAAGTAATAATAGTTAATATTTACTGTGGAGGGTCTTTAAGAGAAAAGAGAAGTATTTGGGACGAGATATGTGAGATAAGGAAAAACCACCGAATAAAAATGTGGTGTGTAGCTGGAGATTTTAATTCCATTAGATGTGATGGGGAGATAAGAGGTCAAAATTATAATGTAAATTATGGAAGTGAAATACAAAGCTTTAATAAGTTTATTGAGGAGTCTAGTCTGGTTGATATTCCTTTGGTGGGTAGAAAGTTTACTTGGTACAAACCTAATGGGACAGTGAAGAGCATAATAGATAGAGTTCTAGTCTCCCTTGAATGGTTAGAGAAGTGGCCGGGAAGTAAATTGTATGCGGAAGGGAGATCGGTTTCAGACCATTGTGCTTTAGTGTTAAAGGAGATAAATATCGACTGGGGTCCAAAACCGTTTAGATGTCTTGATGTGTGGCAAAAAGACGGTTGGTTTAAGGAATTTGTAAGGAATAAGTGGGCAAGCTATGATATCAGGGGAAACGGTTTGTACGTTTTAAAGGAGAAATTGAAAAGGTTAAAGTTTGATATAAGGAACTGGAACAAACACATCTTTGGAGATGTTAATAAACAAAGAGTGGAATTggaaaagagagtccaagatcTGGATGGAAAAGATGACGAGGGGGAGTTGAGTGTGGAAGATAGAGAAGAGAGGAGACAAATGTTAGCTAACCTGGGGCAAGTCCGAGCAAAGCAAGAGGCGATTTTACAGCAATAAGCAAGATTCAGTTGGTTAAGTCAGGGGGATttgaatacaaaattttatcatTCAAGCATTAAGTGGAGGAGGATGTTTAACGGGATTAATGGCCTCAAGGTCGGAGATCAGTGGTGCGAAGACCCAACCAAAGTAAAGGATAGAGTGAAGGAATTTTTTGATGGCAGATTTAGTGGGGGGGGGAGTCCTCTGGTTAGATTGGATAATGTTCGGTTTAAGGGTATATCTAGGAAGGACAATGTAATGTTGGTTGGAAGTATTTCTGAAGAGGAAGTTAAGAAAGCAGTCTGGAATTATGACAGTTCCAAAAGTCCTGGACCGGATGGTTTTAACTTTGGCTTTATAAAATTCAGATGGGATTTTTTAAAAGGAGATGTTGTGAGTGCGGTACAAAGGTTTGCAGAGGGTGGAAGTTGGCCGAAAGGTTCTAACGCCTCATTTATTACCCTTGTTCCAAAGGTTGCAAATCCACAACAACTGAATGAGTTTAGATCGATCTCTTTGGTGGGTTGTGTGTATAAAATTATCTCTAAAATCCTTTCTTCAAGGTTAAAAAGGGTACTAAACAAAGTTATTGATCCCAGACAGTCTGCTTTCTTGGAAGGAAGAGGTTTGTTGAACAGTGTGTTAGTGGCTAACGAGACACTAGAGgagataaaaaggaaaaagaaagaatgtgTGGTGTTTAAGGTGGACTATGAAAAGGCATACGACTCAGTTAGCTGGGAGTTTATTTACTACATGATGGGAAGATTGGGCTTTTGTGGTAAGTGGATTGATTggataaaaaattgtttagaaTCATCCTCAATATCTATGTTAGTAAATGGAAGCCCTACAACTGAGTTTAAACCTTTGAAGGGCCTAAGACAAGGGGATCCTTTAGCACCGTTCCTTTTTCTAATTGCGGTTGAAGGACTTGCAGGGGTAGTTAGGCAGGCGGAAGAAAAGAAGCTAGTAGAAAGTATTGAAGTCAGGGAAAAGCGAGTAAAGGTGTGCATGTTGCAATATGCAGACAACACTCTTTTCTTCTGTAAAGCCTCAACCCAAAGTGTTTTGATTCTAAAGGCTATTCTGAAATGCTTTGAACTTGCTTATGGTCTTAAGGTTAACTACTCCAAGAGTAAGGTTGGCGGAGTGGGTGTGAATATAAATCAGACGATGACTTTCGCCTCAATCCTTAACTGTGACATTATGAAGGCCCCTTTTAGTTACTTGGGGGTGTTGGTAGGTGGGAATCATAAGAAGTGTGCCTTTTGGGAAGGTGTGATCACTAAGTTACGGAATAGGCTGAGCGCGTGGAAAGGGAAAACCCTCTCTTTGGCAGGCAGTGTATGTCTTATCAAATTGGTGCTTACGTCCCTACCGCTTTTCTATGTCTCCATTTTTTGTATGCCGGTAACTGTGTTGAGGGAAGTGAAAAGGTTACAAAAAACTTTTTGTGGGAGTGGGGGTCAGAGAActggaaaattgcttgggtGGCGTGGGATAAGATTTGTCAATCGAAAGATAATGGCGGATTAGGGGTCATTGACATAGAAAAGTTTAACTTGGCTCTTCTAGGGAAATGGATCTGGAGACTTAAGTCTGAAGAGAGCGCTTTATGGAAGGATATTATAGAGTCTAAGTACGGTGGGTGAAGGGGTTTAAGATCTCAAGATCAGTCTTGTAAGGAGTCAATGTGGTGGAGGGACCTCAGGAAAGTTTGGCACTTAGAGGGGTGGGGAATTGATTTTGAAGATAGAGGTCGGTGGGAAGTAGGAGATGGGAAAGAAATCAGATTATGGGAGGATAAGTGGTTGGAAAACATCCCTCTAATGCATAAATTCCCTAGATTATATTCAATCTCCTTGGATACTGGCTGTACTCTTTCACAAGTTGGGGGTTGGAGTAATAATGATTGGTCGTGGAAACTGCGGTGGAGAAGAAATCTTTTTGTGTGGGAATCCAGTCTGCTTGATCTTCTAATGCAGAAGTTGGATACCAAAAGGTTAACAAGAGAGGGTGGAGTTAAACCTGATAAATGGCTCAGGAGGGATGTGGATTATACGGATTTCTCTGTGAAGGTAGCATATAAGTGCCTCATGGGGGAGGAGTCTGTAGTGGGGGAGGATTTGTTTGCGAATTTTTGGACTTTAAAGACCTTACCTTTGGCACATTTTTTTGGCTTGGAGGGTGTTACGTAATGCTATTCCTACTAAGGACAATCTTTCGAGACGCGGTATACCTTTGATGTGCGATCGATGCCCTCTGTGTGGTGTGGAAGAAGAGTCGGtaagacatttattttttgagtgTAAGATTTCTTGGAGAATTTGGGGTATGTGTCTCATGTGGCTGGGTTTCCCTTTGGTGCTACATTGTGATGCACAAATGCACTTTAGGATGTTCAAACCTCTTGGTTTGAACCACGCAGTTATCAGGTGCTGGGGGGTATTTGGGTAGGTTttgtgagtgaaatttggaatcACAGGAATAGGGTTGTGTTTGAGAATGGGCGGGTGGATCTAGTGGAGGTATTTACCGTGGCACAAAGGAAGACTTGGTCTTAGGtcacaataaaagaaaaatcggttgttttctcTTACTCAGACTAGTGTTTGGATCCTATTTGTTGTATGAGGTATTTGAAAGTCTgattaattgtgtttttaacTAACGTTCTTTTCTAGTTTTGGTAGTTGTGGTGTGGTTTGCGCAGGTTCCTTCGGTAACTCTTATATGCAAGGCTAGAATGAGGCTTGGAAAGTTTTGAGTGGTTGTGCAGGTTGTCTTGGTAATTCCTATCTGGCAGGTTCAGACTGATGATTCTGCTCTGTACTGCGGTAAAGGAAGTGTTTATGTTGTATGCTTATCGGTTTTGTGTTGTATCTTAATGGTGTTTGAATTGTGGCAAAAGGATTTGAGGTGTTTTCTGGTTACTTCTGTGGCTAGTTTGGGAGGTTGTTTTGTGTACACTGTAGGGTATAATTGGCTTACGATCTCTTCTCATAAGGGTCTGTTTGTCGTTGTTAGTACTTGGGTCTTTGGTACAACTCAGTCTGTTACAAAGTTATGGTTTAGTTGTTGGATGGTGTGTCTTGTATTTTTGAGTTTGTCTCTTGGGTAAGGCCCTTCAGCTTGATGACAATGATCTTGTTTTGTTGTTGGATGCATGTCTTTATTTGAGGGTGTGACCGCTTTGGTGGGATGAGACAACTGTATCTGGTGGGTTTCTATATCTTGGTTTGGCTTTTTACCTTGATATGTAGTACAATGTTTGTCCGATCCTTAGTTGGTAGGGTTCTAGGATCATGTAATTTggggttttgtataagggttgagacacccctgaagtgtctctttttattttatttattctttgttgataaaaaaattgatttatcaTACTTGAATGTTGGTTGAAATTTTCCTTCCACTATTCaacagttttttattttttgtattgtttttaCTTTTGGTGCTTAGAGGTGTCTTAATTTTTCGTTTTACTCTTGCTTggttttactaaaaaaaaaaacattagctTTACCCTGATGAAAAGGTATTATGTGCCTTACAAAATGATAGAATTTACAATGttttaacaatttttctttctaattgAAAGTTTTCTTTTATAAGTTTATTTTGTCATCTTATGGTCAATCTCAAAGAAAatttatattactattatttagtGGGAGTTCCTGCAATTCAATACCTTTGCTTGATTCCCTCTTTATTCAATTATCGTGACTCATAATTCCCTATCCTTGCTCCAAGTTTTTTTCACAAATGCACTGCATTTAACTTTATCTCAccctaaaaaaacaaaacacttttatataataatagtatttttcACGCTGAGTGGCCTTCAAAGGGCATATATTCCACCTTAaattcaacatttttattttccaatgtcataattatttttacataGTAGAGAAGTATTACATTAACaatatactattttattttgtgattttatGGTTTAAATGTACATCAATATATTCAATTGTAGATGAATAATCTAATTAGTACTTTTTTTAGATTGACTTTACTTTTAaccttttattttatcaattaacagtaaaaaaaataatatcagtACAAACTGAAAGaacagtaaaaaataataaatctaaAAACAGATAAAAAACTTAATTAACTACAAAATCTGAAAAGTAATACTTGTGACATTAAATTgcaattgaaattgaaattggtatatgttgggtttaatagtgccaaagttcaagaggggtgaattgaccttttaaaaccttctcgcagaaacagtgtttatcaccgtttacagaaaataaatcgatttatttgaaattgaacagatttattttggcactgtttgtgtttgaaaaacgTTTATACAGTCAAGAttatcacaagattatgcagattgaTTTTCCAGATACACACACTGATATACTGATGAAGAACagtgaatcacagaacagcaaacttcaattttaagcaattgattaaggttcaattaatagctttgacaatttcttgagtaacctatcacaatcaatctgttccagtggcttttaacaaattttatatgttcttatcataATTAAACaacttttccagaaattaagaacaggaTGAAtcgagcccagaaagaacagatttattattgattgaacagatttatttcttgacagtttAACAGTTATGCAGAAATTAaagtgcagagattaagggagaatgaacacaaagcaattatactggttcactccactgagctacatccagtcttcacctaaaccaaggtgaaattcactaaatcacaattccAACAACACAAATCCcattgttcttgaaccctacaagaacttaggtacacttgctgaaaaaacctatttcagcacacacactcttcaagaaaccctatcaagaagagtgtacaaccaaacttttacaagaaatgaaaagtgaaacgactacacctgattgaggatgcagaaatctgccttaaaccaatagaacagattgctagaacagtaatagcacctctcaccaagctttttggaaccaaacaagaacaagcactttgtgattttcgaaatctttgaagaataGATGTTAATTCCTTGTAAATCCTCAATTCTCtg
This region includes:
- the LOC137838267 gene encoding uncharacterized protein, whose protein sequence is MWCVAGDFNSIRCDGEIRGQNYNVNYGSEIQSFNKFIEESSLVDIPLVGRKFTWYKPNGTVKSIIDRVLVSLEWLEKWPGSKLYAEGRSVSDHCALVLKEINIDWGPKPFRCLDVWQKDGWFKEFVRNKWASYDIRGNGLYVLKEKLKRLKFDIRNWNKHIFGDVNKQRVELEKRVQDLDGKDDEGELSVEDREERRQMLANLGQVRAKQEAILQQ